In one Arenibacter antarcticus genomic region, the following are encoded:
- a CDS encoding ABC transporter permease produces MNIIRYIIQKEFKQIFRNKAMLPIIFVLPLVQLIILSNAATFDVKNIKFAYIDNDNSSISRELVEKFDASTYFDVVSNFPSSKLANKAMLEGKVDVILEIPSHFERELVKNKKADLSVSINAIDGAAAGVENVYINQIVQQFNRGVQVQSFVSSDLGNLPQNIETIPSFWYNETLNYKTFMVPGILVLLVTMITLFLSGMNIVREKEIGTLEQINVTPIKKHQFIIGKLFPFLVLGMVLLTVGLIISKLLFQVPIVGSLTLLYFYTTIYILVILGMGLFISNFTDTQQQAMFIAWFFMVIFILMSGLFTPIESMPQWAQWVTEFNPIKYYVEVMRMVMLKGAGLSDIYPQVLKTLLFAITMNALAVVSYKKVN; encoded by the coding sequence ATGAACATTATCCGTTATATCATCCAAAAGGAATTTAAACAGATCTTTAGAAATAAGGCGATGCTCCCTATTATCTTCGTTCTGCCACTGGTTCAATTGATTATTCTCTCCAATGCGGCTACTTTTGATGTAAAAAATATAAAGTTCGCCTATATCGATAATGATAATTCCTCTATTTCCAGAGAATTGGTAGAAAAGTTTGATGCTTCTACTTATTTTGACGTAGTGTCCAACTTTCCATCGTCAAAATTGGCCAATAAAGCCATGCTGGAGGGTAAGGTAGATGTGATCTTAGAAATTCCTTCACACTTTGAACGAGAGCTGGTCAAAAATAAAAAAGCAGATCTTTCCGTTAGTATCAACGCCATTGATGGTGCTGCGGCTGGAGTGGAAAATGTATACATCAATCAGATTGTACAGCAATTTAATCGTGGGGTCCAAGTACAATCATTTGTTTCTTCAGACCTTGGAAACCTCCCCCAAAACATAGAGACCATCCCGTCTTTTTGGTACAACGAGACCTTAAACTACAAAACCTTTATGGTCCCTGGAATACTGGTGCTCTTAGTAACAATGATTACGTTATTTCTTTCCGGAATGAACATCGTAAGGGAAAAGGAAATCGGGACTTTAGAGCAAATTAACGTAACCCCCATAAAAAAACACCAATTCATCATCGGAAAATTATTTCCATTTCTAGTGTTGGGGATGGTATTATTGACGGTGGGGTTGATCATCTCTAAATTACTGTTTCAGGTTCCTATAGTGGGCAGTCTAACCTTATTATATTTCTATACCACTATTTACATTTTGGTGATTTTGGGGATGGGCCTCTTTATTTCCAATTTTACGGACACCCAGCAACAGGCCATGTTTATAGCTTGGTTTTTTATGGTCATTTTTATTTTAATGAGCGGCTTGTTCACACCCATCGAAAGTATGCCACAATGGGCGCAGTGGGTAACGGAATTTAATCCCATTAAATATTATGTGGAGGTAATGAGGATGGTGATGCTAAAAGGAGCCGGTCTTTCAGATATTTACCCCCAGGTTTTAAAAACATTACTGTTCGCCATTACCATGAATGCGTTGGCTGTAGTCAGTTATAAGAAAGTGAACTAA